One window of the Entelurus aequoreus isolate RoL-2023_Sb linkage group LG18, RoL_Eaeq_v1.1, whole genome shotgun sequence genome contains the following:
- the LOC133633528 gene encoding group XIIB secretory phospholipase A2-like protein, whose translation MTRWAGIAPLLLLLLQSVAAQETDQSAAPPPPSASNGTEEENEEWGLNSLRGSFEAVSGYFDSMLEFMGGRDGLCQYRCRYGNAPLPRPGYQMPEPDGCSSYFFGLPVPEGMDMGIPAMTKCCNQLDMCYETCGSNKYRCDSKFRWCLHSICSDLKKSLGFVSKVEACETVADTLFNTVWTLGCRPYMNSQRASCYCQGEERDEL comes from the exons ATGACCCGCTGGGCAGGGATCGCTCCCCTCCTGCTTCTGCTCCTACAAAGCGTTGCCGCTCAAGAAACGGACCAAAGCGCGGCACCACCTCCACCTTCGGCATCCAACGGTACGGAGGAAGAGAACGAAGAATGGGGCCTGAACTCCCTGAGAGGAAGCTTCGAGGCAGTCAGTGGCTACTTTGACTCAATGCTGGAGTTCATGGGTGGACGGGATGGACTTTGCCAATATCGCTGTCGATACG GTAACGCTCCTCTGCCACGTCCTGGGTACCAAATGCCAGAACCTGATGGGTGCAGCTCCTACTTCTTTGGTCTTCCTGTTCCAGAAGGG ATGGACATGGGCATCCCCGCCATGACCAAGTGTTGCAACCAGCTGGATATGTGTTACGAGACCTGCGGTTCTAACAAGTACCGCTGTGACTCCAAGTTCCGCTGGTGCCTCCACAGCATCTGCTCCGACCTCAAGAAAAGCCTTGGCTTTGTGTCTAAAGTTGAAG CATGTGAGACGGTGGCAGACACTTTGTTCAACACAGTGTGGACTCTGGGCTGCAGACCCTACATGAACAGCCAGCGAGCGTCATGCTACTGCCAAGGAGAAGAGAGAGATGAACTCTAG